In Thamnophis elegans isolate rThaEle1 chromosome 4, rThaEle1.pri, whole genome shotgun sequence, the following proteins share a genomic window:
- the VEZF1 gene encoding vascular endothelial zinc finger 1 isoform X5 — MEANWTAFLFQAHEASHHQQQAAQNSLLPLLSSAVEPPDQKPILPLPITQKPQPPPETLKDAIVGIKKEKPKTSFVCTYCSKAFRDSYHLRRHESCHTGIKLVSRPKKAPATMVPLISTIAGDNSRTSLVSTIAGILSTVTTSSSATNPSSSAGATAMPGTQTVKKPSKPVKKNHACEMCGKAFRDVYHLNRHKLSHSDEKPFECPICNQRFKRKDRMTYHVRSHEGGITKPYTCGVCGKGFSRYHVENPRPDHLSCHVKHVHSTERPFKCQTCTAAFATKDRLRTHMVRHEGKVSCNICGKLLSAAYITSHLKTHGQSQSINCNTCKQGINKKFGFFKQENLHLPASCMNEESNNQKQQQQQQSQQQHVTNWPGKQVETLRLWEEAVKARKKEAANLCQTSTAAPTPVTLSTPFNITSSVASGTITNPVTVAAAMNMRSAANVSSAVNISSPMSLGHPVTITSPLSMTSPLTLTTPVNLPTSVTAPVNIAHPVTITSPMNLPTPMTLAGPLNIAMRPVESMPFLPQALPTSPPW, encoded by the exons GCGCATGAAGCATCGCATCACCAGCAGCAAGCAGCACAAAATAGTTTGCTGCCTCTCCTGAGCTCAGCTGTTGAACCTCCTGACCAGAAGCCCATTTTACCCTTGCCGATAACACAGAAACCTCAACCCCCACCCGAAACACTAAAAGATGCCATTGTTGGGATTAAAAAGGAGAAGCCGAAAACCTCCTTCGTATGTACATACTGCAGCAAGGCCTTCAGGGACAGCTACCATTTGCGGCGCCACGAATCCTGTCATACTGGGATAAAGCTGGTGTCACGGCCAAAGAAAGCCCCTGCCACAATGGTGCCCCTAATCTCCACCATTGCAGGGGACAACAGCCGGACATCGCTGGTTTCCACCATCGCAGGCATCCTCTCAACAGTCACGACGTCTTCCTCCGCTACCAACCCAAGCAGTAGTGCCGGTGCCACAGCCATGCCAGGGACACAGACTGTGAAGAAGCCCAGCAAGCCCGTGAAAAAGAACCATGCCTGTGAGATGTGCGGCAAGGCATTCCGGGATGTCTATCACCTAAACAGACACAAGCTGTCCCACTCGGATGAGAAGCCCTTTGAGTGCCCAATTTGCAATCAGCGCTTCAAAAGGAAGGACCGCATGACCTATCACGTGAGGTCTCATGAGGGTGGCATCACCAAACCGTACACCTGTGGTGTTTGTGGAAAAGGCTTTTCGAGGTACCATGTAGAAAATCCCAG ACCTGATCACTTAAGTTGTCATGTCAAGCATGTTCACTCTACAGAGAGACCTTTCAAATGccaa ACCTGCACAGCTGCCTTTGCTACCAAAGACAGGCTGCGGACTCACATGGTGCGCCACGAAGGAAAAGTGTCATGTAATATCTGTGGTAAACTTCTGAGTGCAGCATATATTACCAGCCACTTAAAGACTCATGGGCAGAGCCAAAGTATCAATTGTAATACCTGTAAACAAGGCATCAATAAAA AATTTggttttttcaagcaagaaaaTCTACATCTTCCTGCGT CTTGTATGAATGAAGAGAGCAACaatcagaagcagcagcagcagcagcaatcacaGCAACAACATGTCACAAACTGGCCTGGAAAACAAGTTGAGACTCTGAGACTATGGGAAGAAGCcgttaaagcaagaaagaaag AAGCTGCCAACTTGTGCCAAACGTCCACTGCGGCCCCTACGCCTGTGACTCTCTCTACTCCCTTCAACATAACCTCCTCGGTGGCATCCGGGACGATCACCAACCCAGTCACCGTGGCTGCTGCAATGAATATGAGAAGCGCTGCCAATGTTTCGAGCGCAGTTAACATCTCCAGCCCAATGAGCTTAGGCCACCCCGTTACCATAACCAGCCCTTTGTCCATGACTTCGCCGTTAACACTCACCACACCTGTCAATTTACCAACTTCAGTTACTGCTCCAGTGAACATCGCACATCCAGTTACTATCACCTCACCAATGAATCTCCCAACACCAATGACATTAGCTGGCCCTTTAAATATAGCCATGAGACCTGTGGAAAGCATGCCTTTCCttccccaggcattgccaacctctcccccctggtaa
- the VEZF1 gene encoding vascular endothelial zinc finger 1 isoform X2, giving the protein MNWRNKSEAHEASHHQQQAAQNSLLPLLSSAVEPPDQKPILPLPITQKPQPPPETLKDAIVGIKKEKPKTSFVCTYCSKAFRDSYHLRRHESCHTGIKLVSRPKKAPATMVPLISTIAGDNSRTSLVSTIAGILSTVTTSSSATNPSSSAGATAMPGTQTVKKPSKPVKKNHACEMCGKAFRDVYHLNRHKLSHSDEKPFECPICNQRFKRKDRMTYHVRSHEGGITKPYTCGVCGKGFSRYHVENPRPDHLSCHVKHVHSTERPFKCQTCTAAFATKDRLRTHMVRHEGKVSCNICGKLLSAAYITSHLKTHGQSQSINCNTCKQGINKKFGFFKQENLHLPASCMNEESNNQKQQQQQQSQQQHVTNWPGKQVETLRLWEEAVKARKKESQHTLRPTSVKQECQYNFEKAIEYVPFEAANLCQTSTAAPTPVTLSTPFNITSSVASGTITNPVTVAAAMNMRSAANVSSAVNISSPMSLGHPVTITSPLSMTSPLTLTTPVNLPTSVTAPVNIAHPVTITSPMNLPTPMTLAGPLNIAMRPVESMPFLPQALPTSPPW; this is encoded by the exons GCGCATGAAGCATCGCATCACCAGCAGCAAGCAGCACAAAATAGTTTGCTGCCTCTCCTGAGCTCAGCTGTTGAACCTCCTGACCAGAAGCCCATTTTACCCTTGCCGATAACACAGAAACCTCAACCCCCACCCGAAACACTAAAAGATGCCATTGTTGGGATTAAAAAGGAGAAGCCGAAAACCTCCTTCGTATGTACATACTGCAGCAAGGCCTTCAGGGACAGCTACCATTTGCGGCGCCACGAATCCTGTCATACTGGGATAAAGCTGGTGTCACGGCCAAAGAAAGCCCCTGCCACAATGGTGCCCCTAATCTCCACCATTGCAGGGGACAACAGCCGGACATCGCTGGTTTCCACCATCGCAGGCATCCTCTCAACAGTCACGACGTCTTCCTCCGCTACCAACCCAAGCAGTAGTGCCGGTGCCACAGCCATGCCAGGGACACAGACTGTGAAGAAGCCCAGCAAGCCCGTGAAAAAGAACCATGCCTGTGAGATGTGCGGCAAGGCATTCCGGGATGTCTATCACCTAAACAGACACAAGCTGTCCCACTCGGATGAGAAGCCCTTTGAGTGCCCAATTTGCAATCAGCGCTTCAAAAGGAAGGACCGCATGACCTATCACGTGAGGTCTCATGAGGGTGGCATCACCAAACCGTACACCTGTGGTGTTTGTGGAAAAGGCTTTTCGAGGTACCATGTAGAAAATCCCAG ACCTGATCACTTAAGTTGTCATGTCAAGCATGTTCACTCTACAGAGAGACCTTTCAAATGccaa ACCTGCACAGCTGCCTTTGCTACCAAAGACAGGCTGCGGACTCACATGGTGCGCCACGAAGGAAAAGTGTCATGTAATATCTGTGGTAAACTTCTGAGTGCAGCATATATTACCAGCCACTTAAAGACTCATGGGCAGAGCCAAAGTATCAATTGTAATACCTGTAAACAAGGCATCAATAAAA AATTTggttttttcaagcaagaaaaTCTACATCTTCCTGCGT CTTGTATGAATGAAGAGAGCAACaatcagaagcagcagcagcagcagcaatcacaGCAACAACATGTCACAAACTGGCCTGGAAAACAAGTTGAGACTCTGAGACTATGGGAAGAAGCcgttaaagcaagaaagaaag AAAGTCAACACACTCTGAGGCCAACTTCGGTCAAGCAAG AATGTCAGTACAACTTTGAGAAGGCTATAGAGTACGTACCATTCG AAGCTGCCAACTTGTGCCAAACGTCCACTGCGGCCCCTACGCCTGTGACTCTCTCTACTCCCTTCAACATAACCTCCTCGGTGGCATCCGGGACGATCACCAACCCAGTCACCGTGGCTGCTGCAATGAATATGAGAAGCGCTGCCAATGTTTCGAGCGCAGTTAACATCTCCAGCCCAATGAGCTTAGGCCACCCCGTTACCATAACCAGCCCTTTGTCCATGACTTCGCCGTTAACACTCACCACACCTGTCAATTTACCAACTTCAGTTACTGCTCCAGTGAACATCGCACATCCAGTTACTATCACCTCACCAATGAATCTCCCAACACCAATGACATTAGCTGGCCCTTTAAATATAGCCATGAGACCTGTGGAAAGCATGCCTTTCCttccccaggcattgccaacctctcccccctggtaa
- the VEZF1 gene encoding vascular endothelial zinc finger 1 isoform X6, whose amino-acid sequence MEANWTAFLFQAHEASHHQQQAAQNSLLPLLSSAVEPPDQKPILPLPITQKPQPPPETLKDAIVGIKKEKPKTSFVCTYCSKAFRDSYHLRRHESCHTGIKLVSRPKKAPATMVPLISTIAGDNSRTSLVSTIAGILSTVTTSSSATNPSSSAGATAMPGTQTVKKPSKPVKKNHACEMCGKAFRDVYHLNRHKLSHSDEKPFECPICNQRFKRKDRMTYHVRSHEGGITKPYTCGVCGKGFSRPDHLSCHVKHVHSTERPFKCQTCTAAFATKDRLRTHMVRHEGKVSCNICGKLLSAAYITSHLKTHGQSQSINCNTCKQGINKKFGFFKQENLHLPASCMNEESNNQKQQQQQQSQQQHVTNWPGKQVETLRLWEEAVKARKKEAANLCQTSTAAPTPVTLSTPFNITSSVASGTITNPVTVAAAMNMRSAANVSSAVNISSPMSLGHPVTITSPLSMTSPLTLTTPVNLPTSVTAPVNIAHPVTITSPMNLPTPMTLAGPLNIAMRPVESMPFLPQALPTSPPW is encoded by the exons GCGCATGAAGCATCGCATCACCAGCAGCAAGCAGCACAAAATAGTTTGCTGCCTCTCCTGAGCTCAGCTGTTGAACCTCCTGACCAGAAGCCCATTTTACCCTTGCCGATAACACAGAAACCTCAACCCCCACCCGAAACACTAAAAGATGCCATTGTTGGGATTAAAAAGGAGAAGCCGAAAACCTCCTTCGTATGTACATACTGCAGCAAGGCCTTCAGGGACAGCTACCATTTGCGGCGCCACGAATCCTGTCATACTGGGATAAAGCTGGTGTCACGGCCAAAGAAAGCCCCTGCCACAATGGTGCCCCTAATCTCCACCATTGCAGGGGACAACAGCCGGACATCGCTGGTTTCCACCATCGCAGGCATCCTCTCAACAGTCACGACGTCTTCCTCCGCTACCAACCCAAGCAGTAGTGCCGGTGCCACAGCCATGCCAGGGACACAGACTGTGAAGAAGCCCAGCAAGCCCGTGAAAAAGAACCATGCCTGTGAGATGTGCGGCAAGGCATTCCGGGATGTCTATCACCTAAACAGACACAAGCTGTCCCACTCGGATGAGAAGCCCTTTGAGTGCCCAATTTGCAATCAGCGCTTCAAAAGGAAGGACCGCATGACCTATCACGTGAGGTCTCATGAGGGTGGCATCACCAAACCGTACACCTGTGGTGTTTGTGGAAAAGGCTTTTCGAG ACCTGATCACTTAAGTTGTCATGTCAAGCATGTTCACTCTACAGAGAGACCTTTCAAATGccaa ACCTGCACAGCTGCCTTTGCTACCAAAGACAGGCTGCGGACTCACATGGTGCGCCACGAAGGAAAAGTGTCATGTAATATCTGTGGTAAACTTCTGAGTGCAGCATATATTACCAGCCACTTAAAGACTCATGGGCAGAGCCAAAGTATCAATTGTAATACCTGTAAACAAGGCATCAATAAAA AATTTggttttttcaagcaagaaaaTCTACATCTTCCTGCGT CTTGTATGAATGAAGAGAGCAACaatcagaagcagcagcagcagcagcaatcacaGCAACAACATGTCACAAACTGGCCTGGAAAACAAGTTGAGACTCTGAGACTATGGGAAGAAGCcgttaaagcaagaaagaaag AAGCTGCCAACTTGTGCCAAACGTCCACTGCGGCCCCTACGCCTGTGACTCTCTCTACTCCCTTCAACATAACCTCCTCGGTGGCATCCGGGACGATCACCAACCCAGTCACCGTGGCTGCTGCAATGAATATGAGAAGCGCTGCCAATGTTTCGAGCGCAGTTAACATCTCCAGCCCAATGAGCTTAGGCCACCCCGTTACCATAACCAGCCCTTTGTCCATGACTTCGCCGTTAACACTCACCACACCTGTCAATTTACCAACTTCAGTTACTGCTCCAGTGAACATCGCACATCCAGTTACTATCACCTCACCAATGAATCTCCCAACACCAATGACATTAGCTGGCCCTTTAAATATAGCCATGAGACCTGTGGAAAGCATGCCTTTCCttccccaggcattgccaacctctcccccctggtaa
- the VEZF1 gene encoding vascular endothelial zinc finger 1 isoform X1 has translation MEANWTAFLFQAHEASHHQQQAAQNSLLPLLSSAVEPPDQKPILPLPITQKPQPPPETLKDAIVGIKKEKPKTSFVCTYCSKAFRDSYHLRRHESCHTGIKLVSRPKKAPATMVPLISTIAGDNSRTSLVSTIAGILSTVTTSSSATNPSSSAGATAMPGTQTVKKPSKPVKKNHACEMCGKAFRDVYHLNRHKLSHSDEKPFECPICNQRFKRKDRMTYHVRSHEGGITKPYTCGVCGKGFSRYHVENPRPDHLSCHVKHVHSTERPFKCQTCTAAFATKDRLRTHMVRHEGKVSCNICGKLLSAAYITSHLKTHGQSQSINCNTCKQGINKKFGFFKQENLHLPASCMNEESNNQKQQQQQQSQQQHVTNWPGKQVETLRLWEEAVKARKKESQHTLRPTSVKQECQYNFEKAIEYVPFEAANLCQTSTAAPTPVTLSTPFNITSSVASGTITNPVTVAAAMNMRSAANVSSAVNISSPMSLGHPVTITSPLSMTSPLTLTTPVNLPTSVTAPVNIAHPVTITSPMNLPTPMTLAGPLNIAMRPVESMPFLPQALPTSPPW, from the exons GCGCATGAAGCATCGCATCACCAGCAGCAAGCAGCACAAAATAGTTTGCTGCCTCTCCTGAGCTCAGCTGTTGAACCTCCTGACCAGAAGCCCATTTTACCCTTGCCGATAACACAGAAACCTCAACCCCCACCCGAAACACTAAAAGATGCCATTGTTGGGATTAAAAAGGAGAAGCCGAAAACCTCCTTCGTATGTACATACTGCAGCAAGGCCTTCAGGGACAGCTACCATTTGCGGCGCCACGAATCCTGTCATACTGGGATAAAGCTGGTGTCACGGCCAAAGAAAGCCCCTGCCACAATGGTGCCCCTAATCTCCACCATTGCAGGGGACAACAGCCGGACATCGCTGGTTTCCACCATCGCAGGCATCCTCTCAACAGTCACGACGTCTTCCTCCGCTACCAACCCAAGCAGTAGTGCCGGTGCCACAGCCATGCCAGGGACACAGACTGTGAAGAAGCCCAGCAAGCCCGTGAAAAAGAACCATGCCTGTGAGATGTGCGGCAAGGCATTCCGGGATGTCTATCACCTAAACAGACACAAGCTGTCCCACTCGGATGAGAAGCCCTTTGAGTGCCCAATTTGCAATCAGCGCTTCAAAAGGAAGGACCGCATGACCTATCACGTGAGGTCTCATGAGGGTGGCATCACCAAACCGTACACCTGTGGTGTTTGTGGAAAAGGCTTTTCGAGGTACCATGTAGAAAATCCCAG ACCTGATCACTTAAGTTGTCATGTCAAGCATGTTCACTCTACAGAGAGACCTTTCAAATGccaa ACCTGCACAGCTGCCTTTGCTACCAAAGACAGGCTGCGGACTCACATGGTGCGCCACGAAGGAAAAGTGTCATGTAATATCTGTGGTAAACTTCTGAGTGCAGCATATATTACCAGCCACTTAAAGACTCATGGGCAGAGCCAAAGTATCAATTGTAATACCTGTAAACAAGGCATCAATAAAA AATTTggttttttcaagcaagaaaaTCTACATCTTCCTGCGT CTTGTATGAATGAAGAGAGCAACaatcagaagcagcagcagcagcagcaatcacaGCAACAACATGTCACAAACTGGCCTGGAAAACAAGTTGAGACTCTGAGACTATGGGAAGAAGCcgttaaagcaagaaagaaag AAAGTCAACACACTCTGAGGCCAACTTCGGTCAAGCAAG AATGTCAGTACAACTTTGAGAAGGCTATAGAGTACGTACCATTCG AAGCTGCCAACTTGTGCCAAACGTCCACTGCGGCCCCTACGCCTGTGACTCTCTCTACTCCCTTCAACATAACCTCCTCGGTGGCATCCGGGACGATCACCAACCCAGTCACCGTGGCTGCTGCAATGAATATGAGAAGCGCTGCCAATGTTTCGAGCGCAGTTAACATCTCCAGCCCAATGAGCTTAGGCCACCCCGTTACCATAACCAGCCCTTTGTCCATGACTTCGCCGTTAACACTCACCACACCTGTCAATTTACCAACTTCAGTTACTGCTCCAGTGAACATCGCACATCCAGTTACTATCACCTCACCAATGAATCTCCCAACACCAATGACATTAGCTGGCCCTTTAAATATAGCCATGAGACCTGTGGAAAGCATGCCTTTCCttccccaggcattgccaacctctcccccctggtaa
- the VEZF1 gene encoding vascular endothelial zinc finger 1 isoform X3, giving the protein MEANWTAFLFQAHEASHHQQQAAQNSLLPLLSSAVEPPDQKPILPLPITQKPQPPPETLKDAIVGIKKEKPKTSFVCTYCSKAFRDSYHLRRHESCHTGIKLVSRPKKAPATMVPLISTIAGDNSRTSLVSTIAGILSTVTTSSSATNPSSSAGATAMPGTQTVKKPSKPVKKNHACEMCGKAFRDVYHLNRHKLSHSDEKPFECPICNQRFKRKDRMTYHVRSHEGGITKPYTCGVCGKGFSRPDHLSCHVKHVHSTERPFKCQTCTAAFATKDRLRTHMVRHEGKVSCNICGKLLSAAYITSHLKTHGQSQSINCNTCKQGINKKFGFFKQENLHLPASCMNEESNNQKQQQQQQSQQQHVTNWPGKQVETLRLWEEAVKARKKESQHTLRPTSVKQECQYNFEKAIEYVPFEAANLCQTSTAAPTPVTLSTPFNITSSVASGTITNPVTVAAAMNMRSAANVSSAVNISSPMSLGHPVTITSPLSMTSPLTLTTPVNLPTSVTAPVNIAHPVTITSPMNLPTPMTLAGPLNIAMRPVESMPFLPQALPTSPPW; this is encoded by the exons GCGCATGAAGCATCGCATCACCAGCAGCAAGCAGCACAAAATAGTTTGCTGCCTCTCCTGAGCTCAGCTGTTGAACCTCCTGACCAGAAGCCCATTTTACCCTTGCCGATAACACAGAAACCTCAACCCCCACCCGAAACACTAAAAGATGCCATTGTTGGGATTAAAAAGGAGAAGCCGAAAACCTCCTTCGTATGTACATACTGCAGCAAGGCCTTCAGGGACAGCTACCATTTGCGGCGCCACGAATCCTGTCATACTGGGATAAAGCTGGTGTCACGGCCAAAGAAAGCCCCTGCCACAATGGTGCCCCTAATCTCCACCATTGCAGGGGACAACAGCCGGACATCGCTGGTTTCCACCATCGCAGGCATCCTCTCAACAGTCACGACGTCTTCCTCCGCTACCAACCCAAGCAGTAGTGCCGGTGCCACAGCCATGCCAGGGACACAGACTGTGAAGAAGCCCAGCAAGCCCGTGAAAAAGAACCATGCCTGTGAGATGTGCGGCAAGGCATTCCGGGATGTCTATCACCTAAACAGACACAAGCTGTCCCACTCGGATGAGAAGCCCTTTGAGTGCCCAATTTGCAATCAGCGCTTCAAAAGGAAGGACCGCATGACCTATCACGTGAGGTCTCATGAGGGTGGCATCACCAAACCGTACACCTGTGGTGTTTGTGGAAAAGGCTTTTCGAG ACCTGATCACTTAAGTTGTCATGTCAAGCATGTTCACTCTACAGAGAGACCTTTCAAATGccaa ACCTGCACAGCTGCCTTTGCTACCAAAGACAGGCTGCGGACTCACATGGTGCGCCACGAAGGAAAAGTGTCATGTAATATCTGTGGTAAACTTCTGAGTGCAGCATATATTACCAGCCACTTAAAGACTCATGGGCAGAGCCAAAGTATCAATTGTAATACCTGTAAACAAGGCATCAATAAAA AATTTggttttttcaagcaagaaaaTCTACATCTTCCTGCGT CTTGTATGAATGAAGAGAGCAACaatcagaagcagcagcagcagcagcaatcacaGCAACAACATGTCACAAACTGGCCTGGAAAACAAGTTGAGACTCTGAGACTATGGGAAGAAGCcgttaaagcaagaaagaaag AAAGTCAACACACTCTGAGGCCAACTTCGGTCAAGCAAG AATGTCAGTACAACTTTGAGAAGGCTATAGAGTACGTACCATTCG AAGCTGCCAACTTGTGCCAAACGTCCACTGCGGCCCCTACGCCTGTGACTCTCTCTACTCCCTTCAACATAACCTCCTCGGTGGCATCCGGGACGATCACCAACCCAGTCACCGTGGCTGCTGCAATGAATATGAGAAGCGCTGCCAATGTTTCGAGCGCAGTTAACATCTCCAGCCCAATGAGCTTAGGCCACCCCGTTACCATAACCAGCCCTTTGTCCATGACTTCGCCGTTAACACTCACCACACCTGTCAATTTACCAACTTCAGTTACTGCTCCAGTGAACATCGCACATCCAGTTACTATCACCTCACCAATGAATCTCCCAACACCAATGACATTAGCTGGCCCTTTAAATATAGCCATGAGACCTGTGGAAAGCATGCCTTTCCttccccaggcattgccaacctctcccccctggtaa
- the VEZF1 gene encoding vascular endothelial zinc finger 1 isoform X4, with protein sequence MEANWTAFLFQAHEASHHQQQAAQNSLLPLLSSAVEPPDQKPILPLPITQKPQPPPETLKDAIVGIKKEKPKTSFVCTYCSKAFRDSYHLRRHESCHTGIKLVSRPKKAPATMVPLISTIAGDNSRTSLVSTIAGILSTVTTSSSATNPSSSAGATAMPGTQTVKKPSKPVKKNHACEMCGKAFRDVYHLNRHKLSHSDEKPFECPICNQRFKRKDRMTYHVRSHEGGITKPYTCGVCGKGFSRYHVENPRPDHLSCHVKHVHSTERPFKCQTCTAAFATKDRLRTHMVRHEGKVSCNICGKLLSAAYITSHLKTHGQSQSINCNTCKQGINKKFGFFKQENLHLPASCMNEESNNQKQQQQQQSQQQHVTNWPGKQVETLRLWEEAVKARKKESQHTLRPTSVKQEAANLCQTSTAAPTPVTLSTPFNITSSVASGTITNPVTVAAAMNMRSAANVSSAVNISSPMSLGHPVTITSPLSMTSPLTLTTPVNLPTSVTAPVNIAHPVTITSPMNLPTPMTLAGPLNIAMRPVESMPFLPQALPTSPPW encoded by the exons GCGCATGAAGCATCGCATCACCAGCAGCAAGCAGCACAAAATAGTTTGCTGCCTCTCCTGAGCTCAGCTGTTGAACCTCCTGACCAGAAGCCCATTTTACCCTTGCCGATAACACAGAAACCTCAACCCCCACCCGAAACACTAAAAGATGCCATTGTTGGGATTAAAAAGGAGAAGCCGAAAACCTCCTTCGTATGTACATACTGCAGCAAGGCCTTCAGGGACAGCTACCATTTGCGGCGCCACGAATCCTGTCATACTGGGATAAAGCTGGTGTCACGGCCAAAGAAAGCCCCTGCCACAATGGTGCCCCTAATCTCCACCATTGCAGGGGACAACAGCCGGACATCGCTGGTTTCCACCATCGCAGGCATCCTCTCAACAGTCACGACGTCTTCCTCCGCTACCAACCCAAGCAGTAGTGCCGGTGCCACAGCCATGCCAGGGACACAGACTGTGAAGAAGCCCAGCAAGCCCGTGAAAAAGAACCATGCCTGTGAGATGTGCGGCAAGGCATTCCGGGATGTCTATCACCTAAACAGACACAAGCTGTCCCACTCGGATGAGAAGCCCTTTGAGTGCCCAATTTGCAATCAGCGCTTCAAAAGGAAGGACCGCATGACCTATCACGTGAGGTCTCATGAGGGTGGCATCACCAAACCGTACACCTGTGGTGTTTGTGGAAAAGGCTTTTCGAGGTACCATGTAGAAAATCCCAG ACCTGATCACTTAAGTTGTCATGTCAAGCATGTTCACTCTACAGAGAGACCTTTCAAATGccaa ACCTGCACAGCTGCCTTTGCTACCAAAGACAGGCTGCGGACTCACATGGTGCGCCACGAAGGAAAAGTGTCATGTAATATCTGTGGTAAACTTCTGAGTGCAGCATATATTACCAGCCACTTAAAGACTCATGGGCAGAGCCAAAGTATCAATTGTAATACCTGTAAACAAGGCATCAATAAAA AATTTggttttttcaagcaagaaaaTCTACATCTTCCTGCGT CTTGTATGAATGAAGAGAGCAACaatcagaagcagcagcagcagcagcaatcacaGCAACAACATGTCACAAACTGGCCTGGAAAACAAGTTGAGACTCTGAGACTATGGGAAGAAGCcgttaaagcaagaaagaaag AAAGTCAACACACTCTGAGGCCAACTTCGGTCAAGCAAG AAGCTGCCAACTTGTGCCAAACGTCCACTGCGGCCCCTACGCCTGTGACTCTCTCTACTCCCTTCAACATAACCTCCTCGGTGGCATCCGGGACGATCACCAACCCAGTCACCGTGGCTGCTGCAATGAATATGAGAAGCGCTGCCAATGTTTCGAGCGCAGTTAACATCTCCAGCCCAATGAGCTTAGGCCACCCCGTTACCATAACCAGCCCTTTGTCCATGACTTCGCCGTTAACACTCACCACACCTGTCAATTTACCAACTTCAGTTACTGCTCCAGTGAACATCGCACATCCAGTTACTATCACCTCACCAATGAATCTCCCAACACCAATGACATTAGCTGGCCCTTTAAATATAGCCATGAGACCTGTGGAAAGCATGCCTTTCCttccccaggcattgccaacctctcccccctggtaa